The Streptomyces aurantiacus genome includes a region encoding these proteins:
- a CDS encoding MFS transporter encodes MSGTTTAAERCRREAGAGANRWVVLVVLCVSLLLVAVDATVLHVAVPAVTEDLTPGAIELLWIVDIYPLVCASLLILFGTLGDRVGRRRVLLLGYALFGVASAVAALADSAQVLIAARALLGVGGAMIMPATLSILRQVFPDRRERALAIGVWSAVAAVGAAIGPLLGGFLLEHFWWGSVFLINIPLMLVSLPVGRLLLPESTGERDGPWDVVGALMAAAGLFGVVLGVKRLGGGEAPLSVFTAVPLVVGAGLLVAFARRQRRRRHPLVDLTMFARPAFSTSVGCIVLAMLALVGLELIAAQYLQLVLKLSPLETGLRLLPLTIAAMAAGLVGAKMLQRFGPRTMVCSGFCLTAAAVVTLTAMGTHDNAPLLLAGFVMLGFGLEVTLFGAYESMLSEAPQEQAGGAAAIGETSYQLGAGIGIALLGSVMNAAYAPALSSVPGVPAGESAAAGHSLGEAYEVAARIGGAPGEALRHAARHAFVHGLHVTLLVSAGLLLLGAVMALRLPRAMECGADVDLPAPREAEKSLRVESLG; translated from the coding sequence ATGTCCGGGACGACCACGGCCGCTGAGCGTTGCCGTCGGGAGGCCGGGGCCGGTGCAAACCGCTGGGTCGTCCTTGTGGTGCTGTGCGTCAGCCTGCTCCTGGTCGCCGTCGACGCCACCGTGCTCCACGTCGCCGTGCCCGCCGTCACCGAGGACCTCACGCCCGGTGCGATAGAGCTGCTGTGGATCGTCGACATCTACCCGCTCGTCTGCGCCTCGCTGCTGATCCTCTTCGGCACGCTGGGCGACCGCGTCGGCCGCAGACGGGTCCTCCTCCTCGGATACGCGCTGTTCGGCGTCGCGTCCGCCGTCGCGGCCCTCGCCGACAGCGCGCAGGTACTGATCGCGGCGCGCGCCCTGCTCGGCGTCGGTGGCGCGATGATCATGCCCGCGACGCTGTCGATCCTGCGCCAGGTCTTCCCCGACCGGCGTGAGCGGGCGCTCGCCATCGGCGTCTGGAGCGCCGTCGCCGCGGTCGGCGCGGCCATCGGGCCGCTGCTCGGCGGATTCCTCCTGGAGCACTTCTGGTGGGGTTCGGTCTTCCTCATCAACATTCCGCTGATGCTGGTCAGCCTGCCCGTCGGGCGACTCCTGCTGCCCGAGTCGACGGGTGAGCGCGACGGGCCGTGGGACGTCGTCGGCGCCCTGATGGCCGCGGCCGGTCTCTTCGGCGTGGTCCTCGGTGTGAAGCGGCTCGGCGGAGGCGAGGCGCCGCTGAGCGTCTTCACGGCCGTGCCGCTGGTCGTGGGCGCCGGACTGCTCGTCGCCTTCGCACGCCGCCAGCGACGCCGCCGGCACCCGCTGGTCGATCTGACGATGTTCGCGCGGCCCGCCTTCAGCACCTCCGTCGGCTGCATCGTGCTGGCCATGCTCGCGCTGGTCGGCCTCGAACTGATCGCCGCCCAGTATCTGCAGCTCGTCCTGAAGCTCTCCCCGCTGGAGACCGGACTGCGGCTGCTGCCGCTCACCATCGCCGCCATGGCCGCGGGGCTGGTCGGGGCGAAGATGCTGCAGCGCTTCGGGCCGCGGACCATGGTGTGCTCCGGCTTCTGTCTCACCGCCGCAGCGGTCGTCACCCTGACGGCGATGGGAACGCACGACAACGCCCCGCTGCTCCTGGCCGGATTCGTGATGCTCGGGTTCGGGCTGGAGGTGACGCTCTTCGGCGCGTACGAGTCGATGCTGAGCGAGGCGCCGCAGGAACAGGCCGGCGGAGCGGCGGCGATCGGCGAGACGTCGTACCAGCTCGGGGCCGGCATCGGGATCGCGCTCCTCGGCAGTGTGATGAACGCGGCGTACGCGCCCGCACTCTCGTCCGTCCCGGGGGTGCCCGCCGGGGAGTCCGCCGCGGCGGGGCATTCGCTGGGGGAGGCGTACGAGGTCGCCGCGCGGATCGGCGGGGCCCCGGGGGAGGCGTTGCGGCACGCCGCCCGGCACGCGTTCGTGCACGGGCTGCACGTGACGTTGCTGGTGAGTGCGGGGCTGTTGCTGCTGGGGGCGGTGATGGCTCTGCGACTGCCCCGGGCCATGGAGTGCGGGGCCGACGTCGACCTGCCGGCGCCCCGGGAGGCCGAGAAGTCGCTGCGGGTGGAGTCCCTCGGCTGA
- a CDS encoding acyl-CoA dehydrogenase family protein, with amino-acid sequence MSASPKLPPFDPADPLGVDDLLSAEDLAVRDTVRAWAADRVLPHVAEWYEQGELPGIRELARELGDIGALGMSLDGYGCAGASAVQYGLACLELEAADSGIRSLVSVQGSLAMYAIHRFGSEEQKQTWLPRMAAGEVIGCFGLTEPDHGSDPGAMRTYAKRDGGDWVLTGRKMWITNGSVAGVAVVWAQTDDGIRGFVVPTDVAGFSAPEIRHKWSLRASVTSELVLDEVRLPADAVLPGVTGLKGPLSCLSHARYGIVWGAMGAARASFEAAVEYAKTREQFGRPIGGFQLTQAKLADMAVELHKGILLAHHLGRRMDAGRLRPEQVSFGKLNNVREAIDICRTARTILGANGISLEYPVMRHATNLESVLTYEGTVEMHQLVLGKALTGLDAFR; translated from the coding sequence ATGTCCGCATCCCCGAAACTGCCGCCCTTCGATCCCGCCGACCCCCTCGGCGTCGACGACCTGCTGAGCGCGGAGGACCTCGCGGTCAGGGACACCGTGCGGGCCTGGGCGGCGGACCGGGTGCTGCCCCATGTCGCCGAATGGTACGAGCAGGGTGAGCTGCCGGGAATCCGGGAGCTGGCACGGGAGTTGGGGGACATCGGCGCTCTCGGGATGTCACTCGACGGCTACGGGTGCGCCGGGGCCTCCGCCGTGCAGTACGGCCTCGCCTGCCTGGAGCTGGAGGCCGCCGACTCCGGGATCCGCTCCCTCGTCTCCGTGCAGGGATCGCTCGCGATGTATGCGATCCACCGCTTCGGCAGCGAGGAGCAGAAGCAGACATGGCTGCCGCGGATGGCCGCGGGCGAGGTCATCGGGTGCTTCGGACTCACCGAGCCCGACCACGGGTCCGACCCCGGGGCGATGCGTACGTACGCCAAGCGGGACGGCGGGGACTGGGTCCTCACCGGACGCAAGATGTGGATCACCAACGGGTCCGTGGCGGGCGTCGCCGTGGTGTGGGCGCAGACCGACGACGGTATCCGCGGATTCGTCGTGCCGACGGACGTCGCCGGTTTCTCCGCGCCGGAGATCAGGCACAAGTGGTCACTGCGTGCATCCGTCACCAGTGAGCTGGTGCTCGACGAGGTGCGGCTGCCCGCCGACGCGGTGCTCCCCGGGGTCACGGGACTGAAGGGACCGCTCAGCTGTCTGTCGCACGCTCGATACGGAATCGTGTGGGGCGCGATGGGTGCCGCGCGGGCGAGCTTCGAGGCGGCGGTCGAGTACGCGAAGACCCGTGAGCAGTTCGGGCGGCCCATCGGGGGGTTCCAGCTCACCCAGGCCAAGCTCGCCGACATGGCGGTCGAGCTGCACAAGGGGATTCTGCTGGCCCACCATCTGGGCAGGCGCATGGACGCGGGACGGCTGCGCCCCGAACAGGTCAGTTTCGGCAAGCTCAACAACGTACGGGAAGCGATCGACATCTGCCGTACGGCGCGGACGATCCTCGGGGCCAACGGGATCTCGCTCGAGTACCCCGTGATGCGGCACGCGACGAACCTCGAGTCGGTGCTGACCTACGAAGGCACCGTCGAGATGCACCAGTTGGTACTGGGCAAGGCGCTCACCGGTCTCGACGCGTTCCGGTAG
- a CDS encoding cell division protein SepF, translating to MGSVRKASAWLGLVDDNDDERYYDDDYAEGSETGSREVWVTDPRVKVASEAAEEKGRRIGTVTPDSFRDARGIGELFRDGVPVIMNLTAMEAADAKRVVDFAAGLIFGLRGSIERVSNRVFLLTPADTEIVSGEPAARRTDGFFNQS from the coding sequence ATGGGATCGGTGCGCAAGGCAAGTGCCTGGCTTGGCCTCGTCGACGACAACGATGACGAGCGTTACTACGACGACGACTACGCCGAAGGTTCCGAGACCGGGAGCCGGGAGGTCTGGGTCACGGACCCACGGGTCAAGGTGGCTTCGGAAGCGGCCGAGGAGAAGGGCCGCCGGATCGGCACGGTCACCCCGGACAGTTTCCGGGACGCCCGTGGCATCGGTGAGCTCTTCCGCGACGGGGTTCCCGTCATCATGAACCTCACGGCCATGGAGGCGGCCGACGCCAAGCGCGTCGTCGACTTCGCGGCCGGCCTGATCTTCGGCCTGCGCGGCTCCATCGAGCGCGTGTCGAACCGGGTTTTCCTGCTGACCCCAGCCGACACCGAGATCGTCAGCGGGGAGCCCGCCGCCCGCCGCACGGACGGTTTCTTCAACCAGAGCTGA
- a CDS encoding DUF5685 family protein yields the protein MFGIVRPCRHRLGENLKTQWMAHLCGLCLALRGDHGQFARVVTNYDGLLISVLTEAQADRDTGRRRTAGPCPLRGMRSASVAQGEGARLAAAVSLVLASAKMRDHMADGDGLLARRPVALAARRVAASWGRAGALTGSDVGFDTAVLVDAVDRQVGIETLAGPGTSLLTVTEPTETATAAAFAHTAILAGRPGNARPLAEAGRLFGRLAHLLDAVEDREADAVAGAWNPLTATGASLAEARRLADDALHGIRLALRDVEFTDAKLAHVLLAHELRNSVDRAFGTASCSHGNPYAPSGPGGPPAPPEPPRRDRRGLLAGCLVWAGLACTCQMCCGEYHDPWSGEPKPGFCQRCDDCSDCCECCDCCGKCGDCCGNCCDGCGCDCSC from the coding sequence GTGTTCGGAATCGTCAGACCCTGCCGTCATCGGCTGGGAGAGAACCTCAAAACCCAATGGATGGCGCATTTGTGCGGGCTTTGTCTCGCGCTGCGCGGGGATCACGGGCAGTTCGCGCGGGTCGTCACGAACTACGACGGCTTGCTGATATCGGTTCTGACAGAGGCTCAGGCCGATCGCGACACCGGCCGGCGGCGTACGGCGGGGCCGTGTCCTTTGCGTGGAATGCGGAGCGCGTCGGTCGCTCAGGGTGAGGGGGCGCGGCTCGCCGCCGCCGTTTCGCTGGTGCTCGCCTCGGCGAAGATGCGCGATCACATGGCGGACGGCGACGGGCTGTTGGCGCGCCGGCCGGTGGCGCTCGCCGCACGCCGGGTCGCCGCGAGCTGGGGCCGGGCGGGCGCCCTGACCGGCTCCGACGTCGGATTCGACACCGCCGTACTGGTCGACGCGGTGGACCGGCAGGTGGGTATCGAGACGCTCGCCGGGCCCGGCACCTCGCTGCTGACCGTCACCGAGCCGACCGAGACCGCGACCGCCGCGGCCTTCGCGCACACCGCGATCCTCGCCGGGCGGCCCGGCAACGCGCGGCCGCTGGCCGAGGCGGGCCGGCTCTTCGGACGGCTCGCCCACCTGCTGGACGCCGTGGAGGACAGAGAGGCCGACGCCGTGGCGGGGGCCTGGAACCCGCTGACCGCCACCGGCGCGTCCCTGGCGGAGGCCCGTCGTCTCGCCGACGACGCGCTGCACGGGATACGGCTCGCCCTGCGCGACGTCGAGTTCACGGACGCGAAGCTGGCGCACGTACTGCTCGCGCACGAGCTGCGGAACTCGGTGGACCGGGCGTTCGGCACCGCGTCCTGCTCGCACGGCAACCCGTACGCGCCGTCCGGGCCCGGTGGTCCGCCCGCGCCGCCCGAGCCGCCGCGCCGTGACCGGCGCGGGCTCCTCGCGGGGTGCCTCGTGTGGGCGGGACTGGCCTGTACGTGCCAGATGTGCTGCGGCGAATACCACGACCCGTGGTCGGGGGAGCCGAAGCCGGGCTTCTGTCAGCGGTGTGACGACTGCAGCGACTGTTGTGAGTGCTGCGACTGTTGCGGCAAATGCGGGGACTGCTGCGGGAACTGTTGTGACGGATGCGGGTGCGATTGCAGCTGTTGA
- a CDS encoding FAD/NAD(P)-binding protein, translating to MSGSEPPSLVIVGAGPRGTGVLERIAANAPELYAGSAPAGPGLDVHLVDPYPPGGGRIWREEQPPLLWMNSQAQDVTMFTDETVDMAGPVREGPTLHEWARLDGRVFADRRRQGAYLRWVYEQTVAALPPGIRVHHHPRRAVRVGGPREGRQQVWLAGRPRPLLADLVVLTLGHLDAEPDEEQRRLGAYARVHDLVHLPPDFTVDSDLSALAPGEPVLVRGFGLAFVDLMVLLTEGRGGRYETDAEGQLTYRASGREPVLHVGSRRGVPYHSKIGYDWTGERPPLPRFFGPEAVDGLLARPAGFDFRRDALPLVEKELGFAHYHRLFAAHPDRTAMTWTDFEGRYEKYTAADSAGIRALVASAVPDPADRLDLAALDRPLAEARHTSYDALQGSLRAYVEADLTRRHDPVHSPDLAVFLGLLSVYGQLVRLGDIGPWWHGFFSHLASGPPGPRLRQMLALSRAGVLRFLGAGMTVSASDGVFRAGSATVPGEYVEARALVEARLPHPTVERTRDTLLRELYAEGAAATPEGLLAVDPADGRVLDRSGTPHPRRFALGPHTDARGFGAFTRPRTGGLAFRQNDATARAALAFLRDLSCRAAA from the coding sequence ATGAGCGGCTCCGAGCCCCCGTCGCTGGTGATCGTGGGAGCCGGACCGCGAGGGACCGGAGTCCTGGAGCGGATCGCCGCCAACGCGCCCGAGCTGTACGCCGGTTCGGCACCGGCCGGTCCGGGCCTCGACGTGCACCTCGTCGACCCGTACCCGCCGGGCGGCGGACGCATCTGGCGCGAGGAGCAGCCGCCGCTGCTGTGGATGAACTCGCAGGCCCAGGACGTCACCATGTTCACCGACGAGACCGTGGACATGGCCGGACCCGTACGGGAGGGGCCCACCCTGCACGAGTGGGCCCGGCTCGACGGACGCGTCTTCGCGGACCGGCGACGGCAGGGCGCCTACCTGCGCTGGGTGTACGAGCAGACCGTCGCCGCGCTCCCGCCGGGCATCCGTGTCCACCACCACCCCCGCCGCGCGGTACGGGTCGGAGGCCCACGCGAGGGGCGTCAGCAGGTGTGGCTGGCGGGCCGGCCGCGTCCGCTCCTCGCCGATCTCGTCGTCCTCACCCTCGGCCATCTGGACGCCGAACCCGACGAGGAACAGCGCCGGTTGGGGGCGTACGCCCGCGTCCACGACCTCGTCCACCTGCCACCGGACTTCACCGTCGACAGCGACCTGTCCGCCCTCGCCCCCGGCGAACCGGTGCTCGTACGCGGTTTCGGGCTCGCCTTCGTCGACCTGATGGTCCTCCTCACGGAAGGACGCGGCGGCCGCTACGAGACCGACGCCGAAGGGCAGTTGACGTACCGGGCGTCCGGACGCGAGCCCGTGCTGCACGTCGGGTCCCGCCGCGGAGTCCCGTACCACTCGAAGATCGGCTACGACTGGACCGGTGAACGGCCGCCGCTGCCCCGGTTCTTCGGACCCGAGGCGGTGGACGGACTACTGGCGCGCCCGGCGGGCTTCGACTTCCGGCGGGACGCGCTGCCGCTCGTCGAGAAGGAGCTGGGCTTCGCCCACTACCACCGGCTGTTCGCGGCGCACCCCGACCGCACGGCCATGACCTGGACGGACTTCGAGGGGAGATACGAGAAGTACACCGCCGCCGACAGCGCCGGTATCCGGGCCCTGGTCGCCTCCGCCGTGCCCGATCCCGCCGACCGGCTGGACCTGGCGGCGCTCGACCGGCCACTGGCCGAGGCGCGGCACACCTCGTACGACGCCCTCCAGGGCAGCCTGCGAGCGTACGTCGAGGCGGATCTGACCAGACGTCACGACCCGGTGCACAGCCCGGACCTGGCCGTCTTCCTCGGACTCCTCTCCGTCTACGGGCAGTTGGTGCGGCTCGGCGACATCGGGCCCTGGTGGCACGGCTTCTTCAGCCACCTCGCGTCGGGGCCGCCCGGACCGCGCCTGCGGCAGATGCTCGCTCTGTCACGGGCCGGAGTGCTGCGGTTCCTGGGCGCGGGCATGACCGTGTCCGCCTCGGACGGGGTCTTCCGGGCCGGGAGCGCCACCGTGCCGGGGGAGTACGTCGAGGCCCGCGCGCTCGTCGAGGCACGGCTGCCGCACCCCACGGTCGAGCGGACACGGGACACCCTGCTGCGCGAGCTGTACGCCGAAGGGGCCGCCGCGACGCCCGAGGGGCTGCTGGCCGTGGACCCCGCCGACGGGCGCGTCCTCGACCGGTCCGGCACCCCGCACCCGCGACGCTTCGCGCTCGGCCCGCACACCGACGCCCGCGGCTTCGGCGCGTTCACCCGGCCGCGCACCGGAGGGCTCGCCTTCCGGCAGAACGACGCCACCGCGCGGGCCGCACTCGCCTTCCTGCGCGACCTCTCCTGTCGCGCCGCCGCATAA
- a CDS encoding amino acid ABC transporter permease has product MPLTSDPPLARASARPEDHGALKVVPVRHPWRWAAVVVTAVLLAQFAHGLATNPGWEWEVFAEFFTAEVVLKAVWVTLQLTLYGTALGFALGIVLAFMRLSDSPFLRAVSFAYIWAFRSIPLIVQLLFWFNLAYLYKELQFGVPFGPGFFSFDTMGLVGAMSAAVLGLALHQAAYAAEIVRGGVLAVDSGQLEAAAALGIPRLRQIRRIVLPQAMRSILPNAANEVISLFKGTSIVSVMAIGELFYQVQVIYGRNGRVVPLLMVATAWYILLTTALSVLQHYVERHFAKGSTR; this is encoded by the coding sequence ATGCCGTTGACCAGTGATCCACCCCTCGCCAGAGCGTCTGCCCGGCCCGAGGACCACGGCGCGCTCAAGGTGGTGCCCGTCCGGCACCCCTGGCGCTGGGCCGCCGTGGTCGTGACCGCCGTGCTGCTCGCCCAGTTCGCCCACGGGCTCGCCACCAACCCTGGCTGGGAGTGGGAGGTGTTCGCCGAGTTCTTCACCGCCGAGGTGGTCCTCAAGGCGGTCTGGGTCACCCTGCAACTCACCCTTTACGGAACGGCGTTGGGCTTCGCGCTCGGCATCGTCCTCGCCTTCATGCGGCTGTCCGACAGCCCGTTCCTCCGGGCCGTCTCCTTCGCGTACATCTGGGCCTTCCGGTCCATCCCGCTGATCGTGCAGCTGCTCTTCTGGTTCAACCTCGCCTACCTCTACAAGGAGCTGCAGTTCGGCGTTCCCTTCGGGCCCGGCTTCTTCTCCTTCGACACGATGGGGCTGGTCGGCGCGATGAGCGCGGCCGTCCTCGGACTCGCCCTCCACCAGGCCGCGTACGCCGCTGAGATCGTCCGCGGTGGCGTACTGGCCGTCGACAGCGGGCAGTTGGAGGCGGCCGCCGCGCTCGGCATTCCCCGGCTGCGGCAGATCCGGCGGATCGTGCTGCCACAGGCGATGCGCTCCATCCTGCCGAACGCCGCCAATGAGGTGATCTCCCTCTTCAAGGGCACCTCGATCGTCTCCGTCATGGCGATCGGCGAACTCTTCTACCAGGTCCAGGTCATCTACGGACGCAACGGCCGGGTGGTACCGCTGCTCATGGTCGCGACGGCCTGGTACATCCTCCTGACCACCGCGCTCTCCGTCCTCCAGCACTACGTGGAACGGCACTTCGCGAAGGGAAGCACCCGATGA
- a CDS encoding amino acid ABC transporter ATP-binding protein, with product MSAPGTPATADGTAAPMVDVRSVHKSFGPLEVLKGVDLAVRAGEVAVVLGPSGSGKSTLLRTINHLEKADRGWISVDGALVGYRRSGDKLYELREREILKQRTRIGFVFQNFNLFPHLTVLENIVEAPVSALKRSRKDVTGAARGLLDRVGLSDKADAYPKQLSGGQQQRVAIARALALEPRLLLFDEPTSALDPELVGEVLDVIKDLAHRGTTMIVVTHEIGFAREVADTVVFMDDGRVVEQGAPGDVLDAPRHERTRAFLSKVL from the coding sequence ATGAGCGCGCCCGGCACCCCCGCGACGGCGGACGGGACCGCCGCCCCCATGGTCGACGTCAGATCCGTCCACAAGAGCTTCGGTCCGCTGGAGGTCCTCAAGGGCGTCGACCTCGCGGTACGGGCCGGTGAGGTCGCCGTCGTCCTCGGCCCCTCCGGCTCCGGCAAGTCCACACTGCTGCGCACCATCAACCACCTGGAGAAGGCCGACCGGGGCTGGATCAGCGTGGACGGAGCGCTGGTCGGCTACCGGCGATCCGGCGACAAGCTGTACGAGCTGCGCGAGCGCGAGATCCTCAAGCAGCGCACCCGCATCGGGTTCGTCTTCCAGAACTTCAACCTGTTCCCGCACCTGACGGTGCTGGAGAACATCGTCGAGGCCCCGGTCTCCGCGCTGAAGCGGTCCCGCAAGGACGTCACCGGCGCGGCGCGCGGACTGCTCGACCGGGTCGGGCTGTCCGACAAGGCCGACGCCTATCCGAAGCAACTGTCCGGCGGGCAGCAGCAGCGCGTGGCCATCGCCCGGGCGCTCGCCCTGGAGCCCAGGCTGCTCCTCTTCGACGAGCCGACCTCCGCGCTCGACCCGGAGCTGGTCGGCGAAGTCCTCGACGTCATCAAGGACCTGGCCCACCGGGGCACCACCATGATCGTCGTCACGCACGAGATCGGCTTCGCCCGCGAGGTCGCCGACACCGTCGTCTTCATGGACGACGGCCGCGTCGTCGAGCAGGGCGCCCCCGGCGACGTACTCGACGCGCCGAGACACGAGCGCACCCGCGCCTTTCTCTCCAAGGTCCTCTGA
- a CDS encoding ABC transporter substrate-binding protein has product MISRRTVAVSVAALVVAPLLSACGGDSDAATGTGTSGTGKVGGVNIGPDQNRIRGEKVDEIAALVPAAVRERGTLKLGQSADASPPLGFYATDDRTRIGSEIDLATLVADTLGLKLDNDEVSWENLFVGLDSGKFDAVFSNVTVTEERKEKYDFATYRLDNIAFEAKKGSGWKVDGPEDVAGRTIAVASGTNQEKILVDWSKQNEKAGRKAVTIKYFQKDTDYYLALQSGRIDAYLGPSPSAAYHVASAKQSEIIGTLSGAGDDLQGKIAATTKKGSGLVDAYAAAVNHVIEDGSYGRVLKRWGLSSEAVEKSEINPPGLPRI; this is encoded by the coding sequence GTGATATCCCGACGCACCGTCGCCGTCTCCGTCGCCGCACTCGTCGTCGCCCCCCTGCTCAGCGCCTGCGGCGGTGACAGCGACGCGGCGACCGGGACGGGCACCTCCGGGACCGGGAAGGTCGGCGGCGTCAACATCGGCCCGGACCAGAACCGGATCCGCGGCGAGAAGGTCGACGAGATCGCCGCGCTCGTCCCGGCGGCCGTCCGCGAGCGCGGCACGCTGAAGCTCGGCCAGAGCGCCGACGCCTCACCACCCCTCGGGTTCTACGCGACCGACGACAGGACGAGAATCGGTTCCGAGATCGATCTGGCGACGCTCGTCGCCGACACCCTCGGCCTGAAGCTCGACAACGACGAGGTCTCCTGGGAGAACCTCTTCGTCGGCCTGGACAGCGGCAAGTTCGACGCCGTCTTCTCGAACGTCACCGTCACGGAGGAGCGCAAGGAGAAGTACGACTTCGCGACCTACCGGCTCGACAACATCGCGTTCGAGGCGAAGAAGGGCAGCGGCTGGAAGGTCGACGGCCCCGAGGACGTCGCGGGCAGGACGATCGCCGTGGCCTCCGGCACCAACCAGGAGAAGATCCTCGTCGACTGGAGCAAGCAGAACGAGAAGGCGGGCCGCAAGGCCGTCACCATCAAGTACTTCCAGAAGGACACGGACTACTACCTGGCCCTCCAGTCGGGCCGTATCGACGCCTACCTGGGCCCCAGCCCGTCCGCCGCCTACCACGTGGCCAGTGCGAAGCAGTCGGAGATCATCGGCACGCTCTCGGGTGCCGGGGACGACCTCCAGGGCAAGATCGCCGCGACCACGAAGAAGGGGAGCGGGCTCGTCGACGCGTATGCGGCCGCCGTCAACCACGTGATCGAGGACGGCAGTTACGGGCGCGTGCTCAAGCGGTGGGGCCTGTCGAGCGAGGCCGTGGAGAAGTCGGAGATCAACCCGCCGGGCCTGCCCAGGATCTGA
- a CDS encoding LLM class flavin-dependent oxidoreductase, producing MAAPHGRGLLHLAAAVDQEAVHDVSAHGELVRLAERGGFDFVTLGDTFARPEPDALAVLARIASTTTRIGLVPTVTVTRTEPFPARAALATLDRVSRGRAGCRIDLSTTEGGARNLGRRRAPSAGASGRESGQVADLAARLWDNRAVDAGTRDDASGRPVGRDEARPAGYEGDTFPVRGPSTVPRPPQGPPVTVVDATDRRARAAAARCADVALVQGTNPAQVGSVRAELHASALAHGRDPDELRVLAALTVDLGDGERAAEPGHGGGGPRQTGQGPLYRGGPVDLAELIASWHETGAADGFHLTPAEPRRDLERLVNGTVALLQHRGLFRTFYPGSTLREHLGLTRPAHRYAVTGEAP from the coding sequence ATGGCAGCACCGCACGGCCGGGGGCTTCTGCACCTGGCCGCAGCCGTCGATCAAGAGGCGGTCCACGATGTCTCGGCCCATGGCGAACTGGTGCGGCTCGCGGAGCGCGGCGGGTTCGACTTCGTCACGCTGGGCGACACCTTCGCGCGGCCTGAGCCCGACGCGCTCGCCGTGCTGGCGCGGATCGCGTCCACCACGACACGTATCGGTCTGGTGCCCACCGTCACCGTCACGCGCACCGAGCCGTTCCCCGCCCGGGCCGCCTTGGCCACCCTCGACCGCGTGAGCCGCGGCCGGGCCGGCTGTCGGATCGACCTGTCGACCACCGAGGGCGGAGCCCGGAACCTCGGCCGCCGGCGAGCCCCGTCAGCCGGGGCGTCGGGGCGCGAGTCGGGGCAGGTCGCCGACCTGGCCGCCCGGCTGTGGGACAACCGGGCGGTCGATGCCGGGACACGCGACGATGCGAGCGGCCGGCCCGTCGGCCGCGACGAGGCGCGCCCCGCCGGCTACGAAGGCGACACCTTCCCCGTGCGCGGCCCGTCGACCGTGCCGCGTCCCCCGCAGGGACCCCCGGTGACGGTCGTCGATGCCACCGACCGGCGTGCCCGGGCGGCCGCGGCGCGATGCGCGGACGTGGCCCTCGTCCAGGGCACGAACCCGGCACAAGTCGGTTCGGTGCGCGCGGAGTTGCACGCCTCCGCGCTCGCACACGGGCGGGACCCTGACGAGTTGCGTGTCCTCGCCGCCCTCACCGTCGACCTCGGTGACGGCGAACGCGCGGCCGAGCCGGGCCACGGCGGGGGCGGCCCCCGGCAGACCGGGCAGGGCCCGCTGTACCGCGGCGGCCCGGTCGACCTCGCCGAACTGATCGCCTCCTGGCACGAGACCGGTGCCGCCGACGGCTTCCACCTCACGCCCGCCGAGCCCCGCCGCGACCTGGAACGCCTGGTCAACGGCACGGTCGCGCTGCTCCAGCACCGCGGGCTCTTCCGCACCTTCTACCCGGGCAGCACACTCCGCGAGCACCTGGGACTCACCCGGCCCGCCCACCGGTACGCCGTGACCGGGGAGGCGCCATGA
- a CDS encoding DUF1684 domain-containing protein: MTADAFEDWKQWHEHRIATVSAPYGPLALSGTHWLEDHPEGRLPDMPGRWAADGDAVVLTAEESDGIRVDGTPFTGEVRLDADLGPDAARVAHGERRFVVLAREKALGVRDFDPASPARRAFRGIEATAYEARWSAPGRFTPYRENRTVRVGNADGRERGLGLGGELAFTLDGRDLTLQVTVQGDGSLWAVFADATSGHGSYRFRFLRPAAPDGQGRTTVDFNRALLPPCAFADHFICPFPPPGNSLSAEIAAGERNLLR, encoded by the coding sequence ATGACGGCGGACGCGTTCGAGGACTGGAAGCAGTGGCACGAGCACCGCATCGCGACGGTGTCCGCGCCCTACGGTCCGCTCGCGCTCAGCGGCACGCACTGGCTCGAAGATCATCCGGAGGGGCGACTTCCGGACATGCCCGGCCGGTGGGCCGCGGACGGTGACGCGGTCGTTCTGACGGCCGAGGAGTCCGACGGCATCCGCGTGGACGGCACGCCCTTCACCGGCGAGGTCCGGCTCGATGCGGACCTCGGTCCGGACGCCGCCCGTGTCGCGCACGGCGAGCGCCGGTTCGTCGTTCTCGCCCGCGAAAAGGCCCTGGGCGTACGCGACTTCGACCCCGCCTCACCCGCACGGCGGGCGTTCCGTGGCATCGAGGCCACCGCGTACGAGGCGCGGTGGTCGGCGCCGGGGCGTTTCACCCCCTACCGGGAGAACCGGACCGTACGCGTGGGGAACGCCGACGGGCGCGAGCGGGGACTCGGGCTCGGCGGTGAACTCGCCTTCACGCTGGACGGCAGGGACCTCACGCTGCAGGTGACGGTCCAGGGCGACGGCTCGCTGTGGGCCGTCTTCGCCGACGCCACGAGCGGGCACGGCAGTTACCGCTTCCGGTTCCTGCGACCGGCGGCGCCGGACGGGCAGGGGCGCACGACGGTGGACTTCAACCGCGCCCTGCTTCCGCCGTGCGCATTCGCGGACCACTTCATCTGCCCATTCCCGCCGCCGGGGAATAGCCTGAGCGCGGAGATTGCAGCCGGGGAGCGCAATCTCCTCCGCTGA